One Saimiri boliviensis isolate mSaiBol1 chromosome 17, mSaiBol1.pri, whole genome shotgun sequence genomic window carries:
- the KCNJ2 gene encoding inward rectifier potassium channel 2 — translation MGSVRTNRYSIVSSEEDGMKLATMAVANGFGNGKSKVHTRQQCRSRFVKKDGHCNVQFINVGEKGQRYLADIFTTCVDIRWRWMLVIFCLAFVLSWLFFGCVFWLIALLHGDLDASKVGKACVSEVNSFTAAFLFSIETQTTIGYGFRCVTDECPIAVFMVVFQSIVGCIIDAFIIGAVMAKMAKPKKRNETLVFSHNAVIAMRDGKLCLMWRVGNLRKSHLVEAHVRAQLLKSRITSEGEYIPLDQIDINVGFDSGIDRIFLVSPITIVHEIDEDSPLYDLSKQDIDNADFEIVVILEGMVEATAMTTQCRSSYLANEILWGHRYEPVLFEEKHYYKVDYSRFHKTYEVPNTPLCSARDLAEKKYILSNANSFCYENEVALTSKEEDDSENGVPESTSTDTAPDIDLHNQASVPLEPRPLRRESEI, via the coding sequence ATGGGCAGTGTGCGAACCAACCGCTACAGCATCGTCTCTTCGGAAGAAGACGGCATGAAGCTGGCCACCATGGCAGTTGCAAACGGCTTTGGGAACGGAAAGAGTAAAGTCCACACCCGACAGCAGTGCAGGAGCCGCTTTGTGAAGAAAGATGGCCACTGTAACGTTCAGTTCATCAACGTGGGTGAGAAGGGGCAACGGTACCTCGCAGACATCTTTACCACCTGCGTGGACATTCGCTGGCGGTGGATGCTGGTTATCTTCTGCCTGGCTTTCGTTCTGTCGTGGCTGTTTTTTGGCTGTGTGTTTTGGTTGATAGCCCTGCTCCATGGGGATCTGGATGCGTCCAAAGTGGGCAAAGCGTGTGTGTCCGAGGTCAACAGCTTCACGGCTGCTTTCCTCTTCTCCATTGAGACCCAGACGACCATAGGCTATGGCTTCAGGTGTGTCACGGATGAATGCCCCATTGCTGTTTTCATGGTGGTCTTTCAGTCCATCGTGGGCTGTATCATCGATGCTTTCATCATTGGCGCAGTCATGGCGAAGATGGCAAAGCCAAAGAAGAGAAACGAGACTCTTGTCTTCAGTCACAATGCCGTGATTGCCATGAGAGACGGCAAGCTGTGCTTGATGTGGCGAGTGGGGAATCTTCGGAAAAGCCACTTGGTGGAAGCTCATGTTCGAGCACAGCTCCTCAAATCCAGAATCACTTCTGAAGGGGAGTATATCCCTCTGGATCAAATAGACATCAATGTTGGGTTTGACAGTGGAATCGATCGTATATTTCTGGTGTCCCCAATCACGATCGTCCACGAAATAGATGAAGACAGTCCTTTATACGATTTGAGTAAACAGGACATTGACAACGCAGACTTTGAAATTGTGGTCATACTGGAAGGCATGGTGGAAGCCACTGCCATGACGACCCAGTGCCGTAGCTCTTACCTAGCAAATGAAATCCTGTGGGGCCACCGCTACGAGCCTGTGCTCTTTGAAGAGAAACACTACTACAAAGTGGACTATTCGAGGTTTCACAAAACGTACGAAGTCCCCAACACTCCCCTTTGTAGTGCCAGAGACTtagcagaaaagaaatacatcCTCTCAAATGCGAATTCATTTTGCTATGAAAATGAAGTTGCCCTCACAAGCAAAGAGGAAGATGACAGCGAAAACGGAGTTCCAGAAAGCACTAGTACGGACACGGCCCCTGACATAGACCTTCACAACCAGGCGAGTGTGCCTCTAGAACCCAGGCCCTTACGGCGAGAGTCGGAGATATGA